Proteins from a genomic interval of Benincasa hispida cultivar B227 chromosome 7, ASM972705v1, whole genome shotgun sequence:
- the LOC120081042 gene encoding uncharacterized protein LOC120081042: MDYPGFGLLEGLHGYIPDFDQLVDDVIEQYKKLKGRLELKGLPHFILGQSMGRAVTLKMHLKKPKLWDGVFLWLPCIADDVKLPEPVLKVLNLMSNVVPKAKLLLKVDLGELALREMKKRKLVRMPYFLH, translated from the exons ATGGACTATCCGGGTTTCGGTCTTTTGGAAGGATTGCACGGTTACATTCCTGACTTTGATCAACTAGTTGATGATGTTATAGAACAATACAAGAAGCTTAAAG GTAGACTAGAATTGAAAGGATTGCCTCATTTCATATTAGGACAGTCCATGGGGAGAGCTGTTACTTTGAAAATGCACTTGAAAAAACCAAAGCTATGGGATGGAGTGTTCTTGTGGCTCCCATGT aTTGCAGACGATGTGAAACTGCCAGAACCGGTTCTTAAGGTCTTAAATCTAATGTCTAATGTGGTGCCAAAAGCCAAGCTTCTCCTGAAGGTTGATCTTGGTGAACTAGCTCTCAGAGAAATGAAGAAAAGGAAACTGGTTCGTATGCCTTACTTTCTTCACTAG